Genomic DNA from Novipirellula galeiformis:
TTGGAGGCACGAGTCCTCTCACGCTGACTTTAATACGATGTCTGCTGTTCTCCACCGCCCGATCGACGAGAAGTCGAGCTCGATAATGACGCAACCCAAATCAACGTCTTCGAATCCCTTGCAACTGTATTCGCTCGATTCAGGAGAGCCGCGGGGTGCTTTGGCAGCCGAGCCGCCATTGGAGCCGAGTGAAGCCTTATTGGCGGAGTTACAGCGGGACAGCGAGTCGTTAGAAAAAGCGACGCCGCAAGAGATCTTAAAATGGGCGGTCGACCGTTTTGCACCCCATTTCACGATGGCGACCGCGTTTGGCCCCGAGGGGATGACGATCATCCATATGCTTGCCGAGATCGCTCCGCAGACGCCCATTTTCAATCTTGAGACGGGGTACCAGTTTGCCGAGACGCTCGAGTTGCGTGAAACGGTCAAGAAACGCTACGGAATCGAAGTCGAGTACAAGTATCCGGAGACGACGGTGGCGCAGTACGAGGCGGCGAATGGGGGGCCGGTTTACAAGACGGATCCGAATCGTTGCTGCTTCGATCGTAAGCTCAGTGTGCTGCACGCCGCAGCGAAGGGTTGGCATGCTTGGGCCAGTGCGATTCGTCGAGACCAGAGTCCCGACCGTGCCAAGGCGCCGATCGTCGGATGGGATCGTAAGTTTGAATTGGTGAAGATCAGTCCGTTGGCGAATTGGACCAAGAAAGAGGTGTGGTCGTTAATCGCGGCGGAAAAGATTCCCTACAACCCGCTGCATGACCAGGGTTACCCGAGCGTGGGATGCCAACCGTGCACCCGCTCGGTGTTGGCCGGGGAAGACGAGCGAGCGGGACGTTGGTCCGGTTTTCAGAAAACCGAATGTGGTTTGCACTCTTCGTAACCGAGGCTTGGTGTCATGCTTATTTCAGCCCGCGTTCATTACGCCTGTCTCGCCATGCTTGAGCTGGCGATGCGTGCCGAGGATGCTGCGCCGGTTGCGGTTCGCGAGATCACCGACCAGCATAACATTCCTGGCCCCTTTCTGGTCCAGATCTTGCGGACGTTGCGCACGGCTGGATGGGTGCAAAGCGTTCGAGGCAGCCAAGGAGGCTATCGGCTGTCGGTCGATCCCAAGGAAATTACCTTGCTCGATGTTGCCGAGGCGATGGGATGTCAGGAAGGAAGCTCGCACGTCGCCGAAAATGCAACGCAAACGGATCAGTCGTTACAGCGAGTTTGGGACAAAGCGAGTGAAGCCTCGCGTGAAGTGCTCAGCAGTGTCCGGCTGAGCGATCTGGCCGAGCAATGTCGTTACGGCGATGCAACGATGTTCTACATCTGAGCCGTGAGAGCAATGTGATGCGGGGCCGCTTGATGCGACATTGCCCGTGCGTCGGGGCTGAATCGTGCGTCGGGGCTGAGCCGTGCGTCTGGGCTGAATCGTGCGTCGGGGCTGAATCGGGCAGCGGTGGCTAGCGCCGGGGCGATCGAAGCGAAACCCTGGATGCAAGGGAGGACCCATCGCGTGGGCGACGGTTCGATTGCGGCACAGCTCGATTGCAGCACAGCTCGACTGGCACCTAGCTCGATTGGAACCTGGCTCTATTGCGTCACAGCGGCGGTTGCGTCGCTGTCAGGGGCGTTTTCGTTTTCCGCTGCGGAGTCATCCTCGTCTTCTTGTTCGTCCTCACGGAAATAGGTTCGCAGCGGTTGTGGTAACGGATCGATGGCGAGTTGGTCGAGCAAGAATCCTTTCTGCTTCGCTTCGCGAAGGACTGCGACGGCGTCACCGTAGCCACCACCCACCTCTACGATCCCTTCGAGAACGGCACGCACCGAACTGGGGACGACCACGCGGCGATCACCCTCGCCCGCTTTGAAGCGGCTGATCCGGAGATGGTCGGGTTTTTCGGGATCGGTTTTCAGGATGATGCCCGAGGGCCCCAGCAAGTAGCTGTGGATTTGCAAGTTTTGGGGGCTTCCCATCAAAACAATCTCAGGAGATTGGCGAAGCGAGACAATCACCGCGGGGGGCCCATCGGGAGCGACCTCGTAGAGTCGGAACGCATCGCCGACGACTCGTCCGGCGAGATGTTGACGACCATCGGGACGGCGACGAATGCTACAGAACGCGCCATAGCGAGTTTCCAGACTCGGCTCGATCATCAAGCTTGCGAGCCCCTTAATCGCCGATTGTTGGTCGATTCCTTGGAGTGCCAAAAGTGCAGAATGACGAAACGCTGCGGTATTTCGAGTGGCTTCGATGAGCGGTTCAATCGCTTCGCTGCGATCCAAGTACGCCAGGGCTTCGGCGGCATAAAAGCGAAGCTCCGGGTTGCTAGATTCGAGTCCTTGTAGCAGTGTGGGGATGGCGCTTTCGCCGAGGCCTTCGAGTTGCAGTGCCGCATCAAACGCGGTGGCGGGTTCGGATAAGCGATTCGCCAGATCGGTCAAACGGACTTGAGTAGCGGAGGATTCCGGGGCCACGCCTAATGCTCGCACCACCGCCATCATTCTGCCTACGTTGTCACGATAACGTGGATGGATTTCGACTTCGATGTAATCGTCTTCGATGGCTTTCGCGATCCCACGCCGAGTCGTGCCATCGAAAAAGAAGAAGCGGCGATTGATGGCCGACGAGATCGCTGCGGACATCTTCACATGTTGGAATTCGGGACGCAGGATCAAACCCAGCTTGCGGGTGATCTGGATGCGCCCGCCGCCCAGCACTTTTCCTTCAATGCGATAGGCATCGTCGGTCGCCGGGTCGTAGTCGGCTCGAGTTAGAACCGGCCCAGTGCCGACGATCATCACGTCACTTTGGCGGACGCTGCTTTGTAAGACTTGTTGATGACGCAGGCGTGATTCGAGAACCCAGCCCCCATGTAAATCCTTCGTTTCGGTTCGCGGAGGGGAGAAGATTTTGAGGTCGACCGGATCGCCACGTCGAGCACCCGGAGGAACATACGCCCGCACGCGAACCAACGCCGTTTGATTGAGTTCTAGGAAATGGTTGGGGTCTTGGACTTCATGGCGACGCATCTCGTCGAGCAATTGGTCGCGGTACGCCGACGGAATCGCCGGTGCACCGGTGCCCGGCAATCCGTTGACCGCCGCCACTCCATCGACTTGGATCGTGTTCATCCCCTGGACGATCGAGGCATCCCGGATCAAATCGGGAGCCTTGGGAACTTTCAG
This window encodes:
- a CDS encoding phosphoadenylyl-sulfate reductase; this translates as MSAVLHRPIDEKSSSIMTQPKSTSSNPLQLYSLDSGEPRGALAAEPPLEPSEALLAELQRDSESLEKATPQEILKWAVDRFAPHFTMATAFGPEGMTIIHMLAEIAPQTPIFNLETGYQFAETLELRETVKKRYGIEVEYKYPETTVAQYEAANGGPVYKTDPNRCCFDRKLSVLHAAAKGWHAWASAIRRDQSPDRAKAPIVGWDRKFELVKISPLANWTKKEVWSLIAAEKIPYNPLHDQGYPSVGCQPCTRSVLAGEDERAGRWSGFQKTECGLHSS
- a CDS encoding Rrf2 family transcriptional regulator, which codes for MLISARVHYACLAMLELAMRAEDAAPVAVREITDQHNIPGPFLVQILRTLRTAGWVQSVRGSQGGYRLSVDPKEITLLDVAEAMGCQEGSSHVAENATQTDQSLQRVWDKASEASREVLSSVRLSDLAEQCRYGDATMFYI
- a CDS encoding flagellar basal body P-ring protein FlgI — translated: MSAIKQRNQFIPRSPPSQLMRGRKPKIVTDSVTGRAGIQAGIVLCLGLITAGGCTSFWRSGSDEGDKDAHLRELLKVPKAPDLIRDASIVQGMNTIQVDGVAAVNGLPGTGAPAIPSAYRDQLLDEMRRHEVQDPNHFLELNQTALVRVRAYVPPGARRGDPVDLKIFSPPRTETKDLHGGWVLESRLRHQQVLQSSVRQSDVMIVGTGPVLTRADYDPATDDAYRIEGKVLGGGRIQITRKLGLILRPEFQHVKMSAAISSAINRRFFFFDGTTRRGIAKAIEDDYIEVEIHPRYRDNVGRMMAVVRALGVAPESSATQVRLTDLANRLSEPATAFDAALQLEGLGESAIPTLLQGLESSNPELRFYAAEALAYLDRSEAIEPLIEATRNTAAFRHSALLALQGIDQQSAIKGLASLMIEPSLETRYGAFCSIRRRPDGRQHLAGRVVGDAFRLYEVAPDGPPAVIVSLRQSPEIVLMGSPQNLQIHSYLLGPSGIILKTDPEKPDHLRISRFKAGEGDRRVVVPSSVRAVLEGIVEVGGGYGDAVAVLREAKQKGFLLDQLAIDPLPQPLRTYFREDEQEDEDDSAAENENAPDSDATAAVTQ